A genomic region of Synechococcus sp. NOUM97013 contains the following coding sequences:
- a CDS encoding NAD-dependent epimerase/dehydratase family protein: MKVLVLGGDGFCGWPCAVNLADQGHEVVIIDNLSRRKIDIDLEVESLTPIASIGERLQAWEEIGGKPMRFVHMDIAHEYQRLLDLLIEEKPDSVVHFAEQRAAPYSMKSSATKRYTVDNNVNGTHNLLAAIVESGKDIHVVHLGTMGVYGYGSHRGATIPEGYLKVEVPQPDGSRFEEEILHPASPGSVYHMTKTLDQLLFLYYNKNDKVRITDLHQGIVWGTNTDATGRDPRLTNRFDYDGDYGTVLNRFLMQAAIGYPLTVHGTGGQTRAFIHIRDSVRCVQLALENPPEQGERVKIFNQMTESHQVGELAKKVAALTGAQVNNLPNPRNEAVENDLIVDNRCFLELGLNPTTLDDGLLKEVVEIATRYADRCDRDRILCTSAWTKTQAQAIGTAS, translated from the coding sequence GTGAAAGTTCTCGTTCTCGGTGGTGACGGCTTCTGTGGCTGGCCCTGCGCCGTGAATCTGGCGGACCAGGGTCACGAGGTCGTGATCATCGACAACCTCAGCCGTCGCAAGATCGACATCGACCTGGAAGTCGAGTCGCTCACACCGATTGCGAGCATCGGCGAGCGGCTGCAGGCCTGGGAGGAGATCGGCGGTAAGCCAATGCGCTTCGTGCACATGGACATCGCCCACGAGTACCAACGCCTGCTCGACCTGCTTATCGAGGAAAAGCCCGACTCCGTGGTGCACTTCGCGGAACAGCGGGCTGCCCCCTACTCCATGAAGAGCAGCGCCACCAAGCGCTACACCGTCGACAACAACGTCAACGGCACCCACAACCTGCTGGCCGCGATTGTGGAATCCGGCAAGGACATCCATGTGGTCCACCTCGGCACCATGGGTGTGTACGGCTACGGCTCCCACCGTGGCGCCACCATCCCTGAGGGCTATCTCAAGGTGGAAGTGCCCCAGCCCGATGGCAGCCGCTTTGAGGAGGAAATTCTCCACCCCGCCAGCCCCGGCAGCGTCTATCACATGACCAAGACGCTCGATCAGCTTCTCTTCCTCTACTACAACAAGAACGACAAAGTCCGAATCACCGACCTACACCAAGGCATTGTCTGGGGCACCAATACCGATGCCACCGGTCGGGATCCCCGTCTCACCAACCGCTTCGATTACGACGGTGACTACGGCACCGTGCTCAACCGCTTCCTGATGCAGGCCGCGATCGGGTATCCCCTCACCGTTCACGGCACAGGTGGTCAGACCCGCGCCTTCATCCACATCCGTGATTCCGTTCGCTGCGTGCAGCTCGCCCTGGAAAACCCACCCGAACAGGGTGAGCGGGTGAAGATCTTCAACCAGATGACCGAAAGCCATCAGGTGGGTGAACTGGCCAAGAAGGTAGCGGCCCTCACGGGTGCTCAGGTGAACAACCTGCCCAACCCACGCAACGAAGCCGTCGAAAACGATCTGATCGTTGACAACCGCTGCTTCCTCGAGCTCGGCCTCAACCCCACCACCCTGGATGACGGCCTACTCAAGGAAGTTGTGGAAATCGCCACCCGCTATGCCGACCGTTGCGATCGCGATCGCATCCTCTGCACCTCCGCCTGGACCAAAACCCAGGCTCAGGCCATCGGCACCGCCTCCTGA
- the psb34 gene encoding photosystem II assembly protein Psb34 — protein sequence MQVTTEDGGRLNAFAKEPRMEVVSEETSRSNGSRLMIIGGSVLVVALMAVTVAIS from the coding sequence ATGCAGGTCACAACCGAAGACGGCGGACGCTTGAACGCCTTCGCGAAGGAACCCCGCATGGAAGTGGTCTCTGAGGAAACCAGCCGCAGCAACGGCTCCAGACTGATGATCATCGGTGGGTCAGTGCTGGTGGTGGCTCTGATGGCCGTCACCGTGGCGATCAGCTGA